One Euwallacea fornicatus isolate EFF26 chromosome 14, ASM4011564v1, whole genome shotgun sequence genomic region harbors:
- the LOC136343341 gene encoding uncharacterized protein, producing the protein MNVFRRQTVNKEYYVCVMRRLSEAIYVKMPQIRADNSWFWYQDNTLPHTALVFREHFAKNSTHIAPQPPYWSDLPPLDFYLSKNFKRPLRGHNFNWIEKIKAKSKKALKVFSEKDFSDCFGD; encoded by the coding sequence ATGAATGTTTTCCGCCGACAAACTGTTAACAAGGAATATTATGTGTGTGTTATGCGACGTTTGAGTGAAGCTATTTACGTCAAGATGCCACAAATACGGGCAGATAATTCGTGGTTTTGGTACCAAGATAATACACTGCCCCACACGGCACTGGTTTTTCGAGAgcattttgccaaaaactcgACCCATATCGCTCCACAACCACCGTATTGGTCTGATTTACCACCGTTGGACTTCTATTTGTccaaaaacttcaaaagaCCACTTCGTGGACACAATTTCAACTGGATTGAAAAGATAAAAGCTAAATCGAAGAAAGCATTGAAGGTCTTCTCGGAAAAAGACTTCTCTGACTGTTTCGGAGATTAG